The following proteins are encoded in a genomic region of Porphyrobacter sp. CACIAM 03H1:
- a CDS encoding aspartate kinase, whose product MARIVMKFGGTSMAGTERIRRVANIVRAQAARGDQVAVVVSAMAGETDRLVNFCREANPLYDPAEYDVVVASGEQVTSGLLALTLQALGCKSRSWLGWQLPIHTIEAHAKARVESIDADALIASMEAGEIAVIPGFQGLSADNRVTTLGRGGSDTSAVAVAAAIKADRCDIYTDVDGVYTTDPRIVAKAKKQKAVTYEEMLELASVGAKVLQTRSVGLAMKEKVRVQVLSSFIGEGAPPADDLPGTMIVSEEEMDELVEKGEMERQLVTGIAHDKNEAKVILTRVPDRPGAVANIFEPLAAASINVDMIIQNVGRDKGETDVTFTVPQSDLARAQALLEDRRDAIGFNRIITDSKIAKISVVGVGMKSHAGVASSMFRALSDRGINIQAISTSEIKISVMIDEDETELAVRVLHTAYGLDAVS is encoded by the coding sequence TTGGCACGGATCGTGATGAAATTCGGCGGCACCTCGATGGCCGGGACGGAGCGCATCCGCCGCGTCGCCAACATCGTGCGCGCGCAGGCCGCGCGCGGCGATCAGGTCGCGGTGGTCGTCAGCGCGATGGCGGGCGAGACCGACCGGCTGGTCAACTTCTGCCGCGAGGCCAACCCGCTTTACGACCCTGCGGAATATGACGTCGTGGTGGCGAGTGGCGAGCAGGTCACCAGCGGGCTGCTGGCGCTCACGCTGCAGGCGCTGGGCTGCAAGTCGCGCAGTTGGCTCGGCTGGCAATTGCCGATCCACACCATCGAGGCCCATGCCAAGGCGCGGGTCGAATCGATCGATGCAGACGCGCTGATCGCCTCGATGGAAGCGGGCGAGATCGCTGTGATCCCGGGCTTTCAGGGCCTTTCTGCTGATAACCGCGTCACCACGCTCGGGCGCGGCGGCTCGGACACCTCGGCGGTGGCGGTGGCCGCCGCGATCAAGGCGGACCGCTGCGACATCTACACCGACGTCGACGGCGTCTACACCACCGACCCGCGCATCGTCGCCAAGGCGAAGAAGCAGAAGGCGGTGACCTACGAGGAAATGCTCGAACTCGCCAGCGTCGGGGCCAAGGTGCTCCAGACCCGCTCGGTCGGCCTTGCCATGAAGGAAAAGGTGCGCGTGCAGGTGCTTTCGAGCTTCATCGGCGAGGGCGCGCCGCCCGCCGACGACCTGCCGGGGACGATGATCGTCTCCGAAGAGGAAATGGACGAATTGGTGGAGAAGGGTGAGATGGAACGCCAGCTTGTGACCGGGATCGCGCATGACAAGAACGAGGCCAAGGTGATCCTCACCCGCGTGCCCGACCGGCCCGGCGCGGTGGCCAACATCTTCGAGCCGCTCGCCGCGGCCTCCATCAATGTCGACATGATCATCCAGAACGTCGGGCGCGACAAGGGCGAGACGGACGTCACCTTCACCGTCCCGCAATCGGACCTCGCCCGCGCGCAGGCGCTGCTCGAGGATCGCCGCGACGCGATCGGGTTCAACCGCATCATCACCGACAGCAAGATCGCCAAGATCTCTGTCGTTGGCGTTGGCATGAAGAGCCACGCAGGCGTTGCCTCCTCGATGTTTCGTGCGCTCTCGGACCGCGGCATCAACATCCAGGCGATCTCGACCAGCGAGATCAAGATCAGCGTGATGATCGACGAGGACGAGACCGAACTCGCGGTGCGCGTGCTGCACACGGCCTACGGCCTCGACGCGGTTAGCTGA
- a CDS encoding YebC/PmpR family DNA-binding transcriptional regulator, whose amino-acid sequence MAGHSKFKNIMHRKGAQDKKRAAMFSKLSREITVAAKMGMPDPDMNPRLRLAVNAAKAQSMPKDNIQRAIDKASQAGGEDYIEMRYEGYGPGGVALIVEALTDNRNRTATNVRTAFSKNGGNLGSEGSVSHGFERRGLIEYKAEVGDEEKVLEAAIEAGADDVESSEDGHTIWTAADALHGVAGELEKVLGPADNVKLAWKPVLSVEVNEEVAGTLMKLIDTLDDDDDVQTVWGNYEIPDEVMEKLG is encoded by the coding sequence ATGGCAGGCCATTCCAAGTTCAAGAACATCATGCACCGCAAGGGTGCACAGGACAAGAAACGCGCGGCGATGTTCTCCAAGCTCTCGCGCGAGATCACGGTGGCGGCCAAGATGGGCATGCCCGATCCCGACATGAACCCGCGCCTGCGTCTCGCGGTCAATGCCGCCAAGGCGCAGTCGATGCCCAAGGACAACATCCAGCGCGCCATCGACAAGGCCAGCCAGGCGGGCGGCGAGGACTATATCGAGATGCGCTACGAGGGCTACGGGCCCGGCGGCGTCGCGCTGATCGTCGAAGCGCTGACCGACAACCGCAACCGCACCGCCACCAATGTCCGCACCGCCTTCAGCAAGAACGGCGGCAACCTCGGCAGCGAAGGCTCGGTGAGCCACGGCTTCGAGCGGCGCGGGCTGATCGAATACAAGGCCGAGGTGGGCGACGAGGAGAAGGTTCTCGAAGCCGCGATCGAGGCGGGCGCCGACGACGTCGAAAGCTCCGAGGACGGCCACACCATCTGGACCGCCGCCGATGCGCTCCACGGCGTTGCGGGTGAACTCGAAAAGGTGCTCGGCCCGGCCGACAACGTGAAACTGGCGTGGAAGCCGGTGCTCAGCGTCGAGGTCAACGAGGAAGTCGCGGGCACGCTGATGAAGCTGATCGACACGCTCGACGACGATGACGACGTGCAGACCGTCTGGGGCAATTACGAGATCCCCGACGAGGTGATGGAGAAGCTGGGCTGA
- a CDS encoding glycerophosphodiester phosphodiesterase family protein: MVRSLALIAALALALPDPAIAADRPIVIAHRGASGERPEHTLVAYERAIDQGADFIEPDLVVTKDLVLVARHENELSSTTDVASRREFEDRRRTKTIEGQTLSGWFAEDFTLAELRTLRVKERAAGIRPANARFDGFYQIPTFEEVVKLARAKGAETGRVIGLYPELKHPTVLLEQEGIDSVDLLVRDLRRFGLDKADAPVFVQVFEVRPLQRLNKLVDTRLILLIGPQGGPYDEQGLRWADMMTPTGLAEVATYADGIGPFLGHVVTPEGTTTTLVADAHKAGLKVHPWTLRKENGFLPEALRSPGGPAAEGDWRSLFRAAIASGADGFFTDNVKELVGLLDGR; this comes from the coding sequence ATGGTCCGCAGCCTTGCTCTGATCGCGGCGCTGGCCCTCGCCTTGCCCGACCCTGCCATCGCCGCTGATCGCCCGATCGTCATCGCCCATCGCGGCGCAAGCGGCGAGCGGCCCGAGCACACGCTGGTCGCCTACGAACGCGCGATCGATCAGGGCGCGGACTTCATCGAACCCGATCTCGTCGTGACCAAGGACCTCGTCCTCGTCGCGCGCCACGAGAACGAGCTGTCGAGCACCACCGATGTGGCCTCGCGCCGCGAGTTCGAGGACCGGCGACGCACCAAGACCATCGAGGGGCAGACACTGAGCGGCTGGTTCGCGGAGGACTTCACCCTCGCCGAATTGCGCACTCTGCGGGTGAAGGAGCGGGCGGCAGGAATCCGCCCCGCCAATGCCCGTTTCGACGGTTTCTACCAGATCCCCACCTTCGAGGAAGTCGTGAAACTCGCCCGCGCCAAGGGGGCCGAGACCGGGCGGGTCATCGGCCTCTATCCCGAACTCAAGCACCCCACCGTGCTGCTCGAGCAGGAGGGCATCGACAGCGTCGATCTGCTGGTGCGCGATCTCAGGCGCTTCGGGCTCGACAAGGCGGATGCCCCGGTTTTCGTGCAGGTGTTCGAGGTGCGCCCGCTCCAGCGCCTGAACAAGCTGGTCGACACGAGGCTGATCCTGTTGATCGGCCCGCAAGGCGGGCCCTATGACGAGCAGGGCCTGCGCTGGGCCGACATGATGACACCCACGGGGCTGGCGGAGGTGGCAACCTATGCCGACGGCATCGGGCCGTTCCTCGGCCATGTCGTCACGCCAGAGGGCACGACCACCACGCTTGTCGCCGATGCCCACAAGGCGGGGCTGAAGGTCCACCCCTGGACCCTGCGCAAGGAGAACGGCTTCCTTCCCGAAGCGCTGCGCAGCCCCGGCGGGCCGGCGGCGGAGGGCGACTGGCGCAGCCTGTTCCGCGCCGCCATCGCCAGCGGGGCGGACGGGTTCTTCACCGACAACGTGAAGGAGCTGGTGGGGCTGCTCGATGGGCGGTGA
- a CDS encoding GNAT family N-acetyltransferase: MAAVRRLAPGDVAGFRAMNALFADVFEDPESYAAALPSDRWAADWLANPDHIALMAEADGGPVGALAAYVLPKFEQARSEIYIYDLAVLEAVRRQGVATALIDALRAIARDIGAWTIFVQADIVPEDEPARRLYRKLASEEITALHFDIAP, translated from the coding sequence ATGGCTGCGGTCCGTCGCCTCGCCCCCGGCGACGTCGCAGGCTTCCGGGCCATGAACGCCCTGTTCGCGGACGTGTTCGAGGACCCGGAGAGCTATGCCGCCGCCCTTCCCTCCGATAGGTGGGCGGCGGACTGGCTCGCCAATCCCGACCACATCGCGCTGATGGCCGAGGCAGACGGCGGGCCGGTCGGCGCGCTCGCCGCCTATGTCCTGCCCAAGTTCGAACAGGCCCGCAGCGAGATCTACATCTACGACCTCGCCGTGCTGGAGGCGGTGCGGCGGCAGGGCGTCGCCACCGCCCTGATCGACGCCCTGCGCGCCATCGCCCGCGACATCGGCGCATGGACGATCTTCGTGCAGGCCGACATCGTCCCCGAGGACGAACCGGCGCGCAGGCTCTACCGCAAGCTCGCCTCGGAGGAGATCACAGCGCTCCATTTCGACATCGCGCCGTGA
- a CDS encoding type II CAAX prenyl endopeptidase Rce1 family protein, whose translation MTFRARIADAGRFALRPTFVAQPMAWGPAAALALLALLVLDLALGLLAMGMAEGLDRLVPILPEPIEEDITLAEDAFLSLLLAPLLEELLFRGWLSGRLAALHFALYGLAALALFMASLFAGPGAATALALAGVGAVIAGLVHWSRTRHRDREVPAWFIRHFGKLVWGSTLLFGLIHLGNYEPLNHPLGVLVVMPQTIGGLLLAYTRTRLGLTAAVAHHSAFNVVALVLDYRW comes from the coding sequence ATGACCTTTCGCGCACGGATCGCCGATGCCGGCCGCTTCGCGCTGCGCCCGACCTTCGTCGCGCAGCCGATGGCGTGGGGGCCGGCGGCGGCGCTCGCATTGCTGGCGCTCCTCGTGCTCGATCTGGCGCTGGGGCTGCTGGCGATGGGCATGGCCGAGGGGCTGGACAGGCTCGTGCCCATCCTGCCCGAGCCCATCGAGGAAGACATCACGCTTGCCGAGGACGCCTTCCTCTCGCTGCTGCTCGCTCCGCTGCTGGAGGAGCTGCTGTTCCGCGGCTGGCTTAGCGGACGGCTCGCCGCGCTGCATTTCGCGCTCTACGGACTTGCCGCGCTGGCGCTGTTCATGGCGAGCCTGTTCGCAGGCCCCGGCGCGGCGACGGCTCTGGCACTGGCGGGGGTGGGGGCGGTGATCGCGGGCCTCGTCCACTGGAGCCGCACCCGCCACCGCGACCGCGAGGTGCCTGCGTGGTTCATCAGGCACTTCGGCAAGTTGGTGTGGGGATCGACCCTGCTGTTCGGGCTCATCCACCTTGGCAATTACGAGCCGCTGAACCATCCCCTGGGCGTGCTGGTGGTGATGCCCCAGACCATCGGCGGACTGCTGCTCGCCTATACCCGCACCCGGCTGGGTCTGACGGCGGCGGTGGCCCATCACAGCGCCTTCAACGTCGTCGCGCTGGTGCTCGATTACCGCTGGTGA
- the ubiG gene encoding bifunctional 2-polyprenyl-6-hydroxyphenol methylase/3-demethylubiquinol 3-O-methyltransferase UbiG, which translates to MGNANISNVTIRPEEADFFAKLARDWWNPKGPMASLHQVNPVRLAFLREAIDAHWPGAAREARPLAGKSALDIGCGAGLLCEPLARLGAAVTGVDASAENVSVAAAHAEGMGLDIRYMAGEVAGLDIGTFDLVTCVEVIEHVADKAAFLKNVAARLAPGGLLVMSTPNRTAASRVLLVGAAEAVGYVPKGTHHWDDFITPEELEALLAEVGLTVTARRGIAWRPGKGLHLSDDMALNYILSARAG; encoded by the coding sequence ATGGGAAACGCAAACATCTCGAATGTTACCATTCGCCCCGAAGAGGCGGATTTTTTCGCAAAGCTGGCGCGCGACTGGTGGAATCCCAAGGGGCCGATGGCCTCGCTCCATCAGGTCAACCCGGTGCGCCTCGCCTTCCTCCGTGAGGCGATCGACGCGCATTGGCCGGGTGCCGCGCGCGAGGCGCGGCCGCTGGCGGGCAAGTCGGCGCTCGATATCGGCTGTGGGGCGGGGCTGCTGTGCGAGCCTCTCGCGCGGCTCGGTGCCGCCGTCACCGGTGTGGACGCGTCGGCGGAGAATGTTTCGGTGGCAGCGGCCCATGCCGAAGGAATGGGGCTCGACATCCGCTACATGGCGGGCGAGGTCGCAGGGCTCGACATCGGCACTTTCGATCTCGTCACCTGCGTCGAGGTGATCGAGCATGTCGCCGACAAGGCGGCGTTCCTCAAGAACGTGGCGGCGCGGCTGGCACCGGGCGGGCTGCTGGTCATGTCCACCCCCAACCGCACCGCGGCCAGCAGGGTGCTGCTGGTCGGCGCGGCGGAGGCGGTGGGCTATGTGCCCAAGGGCACGCACCACTGGGACGATTTCATCACGCCCGAGGAACTCGAGGCGCTGCTTGCCGAGGTCGGACTCACGGTGACGGCAAGGCGCGGCATCGCGTGGCGGCCGGGCAAGGGGCTGCACCTCTCGGACGACATGGCACTCAACTACATCCTCAGCGCGCGGGCGGGCTGA
- a CDS encoding heavy metal-binding domain-containing protein, producing the protein MASPWKDARSVIVSTTPTLEGHPIQEYMGIVTGEVIVGANLFRDLFANIRDIVGGRSGSYERILADARNQAIEELQSEAAARGANAVVGIDLDYEVIGDTGSMLMVSASGTAVRV; encoded by the coding sequence ATGGCATCCCCCTGGAAAGACGCGCGCAGCGTGATCGTCAGCACCACCCCGACGCTCGAGGGGCACCCGATCCAGGAATACATGGGCATCGTCACCGGCGAGGTGATCGTCGGTGCGAACCTGTTCCGCGACCTGTTCGCCAATATCCGCGACATCGTCGGCGGGCGCTCGGGCTCGTACGAGCGGATCCTTGCCGATGCGCGCAACCAGGCGATCGAGGAACTGCAGTCCGAAGCCGCCGCGCGCGGCGCGAACGCGGTGGTCGGGATCGATCTCGATTACGAGGTGATCGGCGACACCGGCTCTATGCTGATGGTCAGCGCCAGCGGGACGGCGGTCAGGGTCTGA
- a CDS encoding GGDEF domain-containing protein: MIRLDRQGFIIHASANISELGIDCSAALLLPHITDLAERDHAPFLGEHVAATLAGRGQTGWIEFPVIACPEHDTCRETGCQRWYALSLKPMLDEAGTPDGALCLMRSIQQLRSLEGELHARAITDPLTGLANRQAFCASLRRHLAHGGGQMIAVFAVDGMRALLMRYGQRTADEVVWGFAKFLETMALPGHELAQLDGERFAVLLPEMTSRGAREWAEDVVATFAGLAAPASAKAPQLTASAGLARVECTVDWTLREAELGLVLARAGGGRQVAVAGHRRAA, from the coding sequence GTGATCAGGCTGGACCGACAGGGGTTCATCATCCACGCGTCCGCCAACATATCAGAGTTGGGCATCGATTGCTCCGCCGCGCTCCTGCTTCCCCACATTACCGACCTTGCGGAGCGCGACCATGCCCCCTTCCTTGGCGAACATGTTGCCGCCACCCTGGCCGGGCGCGGACAGACAGGGTGGATCGAGTTCCCGGTGATCGCCTGCCCCGAGCACGACACCTGCCGCGAGACGGGATGCCAGCGCTGGTACGCGCTCAGTCTCAAGCCGATGCTGGACGAGGCAGGGACGCCCGACGGGGCGCTGTGCCTGATGCGCTCGATCCAGCAGCTGCGCAGCCTGGAAGGCGAGCTTCACGCCCGCGCGATCACCGATCCGCTCACCGGCCTTGCCAACCGCCAGGCCTTCTGTGCCAGTCTGCGGCGCCATCTCGCCCACGGCGGCGGGCAGATGATCGCGGTCTTCGCGGTCGACGGGATGCGCGCGCTGCTGATGCGCTACGGCCAGCGCACCGCCGACGAGGTGGTGTGGGGCTTTGCCAAGTTTCTCGAAACGATGGCCCTGCCGGGGCACGAGCTTGCCCAGCTCGATGGAGAGCGGTTCGCGGTGCTGCTTCCGGAGATGACCTCGCGCGGGGCGCGCGAATGGGCCGAGGACGTGGTCGCGACCTTCGCGGGCCTCGCCGCCCCGGCCTCGGCCAAGGCGCCGCAGCTGACCGCGAGCGCGGGTCTGGCGCGGGTCGAATGTACCGTCGACTGGACGCTGCGCGAAGCCGAACTTGGGCTGGTGCTGGCGCGAGCGGGCGGCGGGCGGCAGGTGGCTGTGGCCGGGCACCGCCGGGCAGCGTAA
- a CDS encoding DUF2312 domain-containing protein yields the protein MADATDDRLRLLIERIERLEEEKKGIADDIRDVYMEAKAVGYDPKIMRQIVRLRKMKPDDRSEQDMLLETYKTALGMA from the coding sequence ATGGCCGACGCCACCGACGACCGCCTGCGCCTGCTGATCGAGCGCATCGAACGGCTAGAGGAAGAGAAGAAGGGCATCGCCGACGACATCCGCGACGTCTACATGGAGGCCAAGGCCGTCGGCTACGATCCCAAGATCATGCGCCAGATCGTGCGCCTCAGGAAGATGAAGCCCGACGATCGCAGCGAGCAGGACATGCTGCTCGAGACCTACAAGACCGCGCTCGGGATGGCGTGA
- a CDS encoding helix-turn-helix domain-containing protein, with amino-acid sequence MAIKAHLDHQPSPDEGGRSAPRRALRLETSGFVMGAGEANVTIHNISSTGLLLESGLDLAVGEQLALNLPEAGGVIATVVWQSERLYGCAFAEAIGPAALAAAQLQGFAPGVPTRTLSPAPAASAQPFASGDALGTRLNRLRREAGLTLADVAAALGVSKPTVWAWEKGKARPLPERLDAIAAALGVDPAQLSLGPASREIDAVIEECRHRIAEACGTSPAGVRIMIEL; translated from the coding sequence ATGGCCATAAAGGCACACCTCGATCACCAACCCAGCCCGGACGAAGGCGGGCGAAGCGCCCCCCGGCGGGCGCTGCGGCTCGAAACCAGCGGCTTCGTCATGGGCGCGGGCGAAGCGAACGTCACGATCCACAACATCTCCTCGACAGGGCTGCTGCTCGAAAGCGGCCTCGACCTTGCCGTGGGCGAACAACTTGCGCTCAACCTGCCTGAGGCGGGCGGGGTCATCGCGACCGTGGTGTGGCAATCCGAGCGGCTCTACGGCTGCGCCTTCGCTGAGGCGATTGGCCCCGCGGCGCTGGCCGCCGCGCAGTTGCAGGGCTTCGCTCCGGGCGTGCCGACCCGCACGCTGAGCCCTGCGCCAGCCGCATCCGCACAGCCCTTCGCGAGCGGCGATGCGCTCGGCACCCGGCTCAACCGATTGCGGCGCGAGGCAGGCCTGACCCTTGCCGATGTCGCCGCCGCGCTCGGGGTCAGCAAGCCCACGGTCTGGGCCTGGGAGAAGGGTAAGGCCCGCCCTCTGCCCGAACGGCTCGACGCGATCGCCGCCGCGCTGGGAGTCGATCCCGCCCAACTGTCGCTCGGCCCCGCTTCGCGCGAGATCGACGCGGTGATCGAGGAGTGCCGCCATCGCATCGCCGAAGCTTGCGGCACCTCGCCGGCGGGTGTCCGGATCATGATAGAACTTTGA
- a CDS encoding DUF1244 domain-containing protein, which yields MNSNADPLDALDDAQAAAAFRRLVRHLRHRHDAQNIDLMGLAGFCRNCLADWIRDAGYPGDKEQAREVIHGMPSPEWKATRQSPATEEQLARMEASMAKNAQE from the coding sequence ATGAATAGCAATGCCGATCCGCTCGACGCGCTCGATGACGCCCAGGCCGCCGCCGCCTTCCGCCGGCTGGTGCGCCACCTGAGGCACCGCCACGATGCGCAGAACATCGACCTGATGGGGCTCGCCGGCTTCTGCCGCAACTGCCTTGCCGACTGGATCCGCGATGCGGGCTATCCCGGCGACAAGGAGCAGGCGCGCGAGGTGATCCACGGGATGCCGAGCCCGGAATGGAAAGCGACCCGCCAGTCCCCCGCGACCGAGGAACAGCTCGCCCGGATGGAGGCCAGCATGGCCAAGAACGCACAGGAATAA
- the ruvC gene encoding crossover junction endodeoxyribonuclease RuvC: MLILGLDPSLSSTGWGVIRAEGARIVHVANGQVKTDPAAPMPERLAALAAGLAAVIAEHRPARAAAEEIFVNKNPQSTLKLAQARGAVLAACGAAGLPVNEHAARLVKKAVTGTGGADKAQVAAMVKVLLPGVQIAGSDAADALAVAIADAHLGPRM, encoded by the coding sequence GTGCTGATCCTCGGGCTCGACCCGTCGCTGTCCTCGACCGGCTGGGGGGTGATCCGCGCCGAGGGCGCGCGCATCGTCCATGTCGCCAACGGGCAGGTGAAGACCGATCCTGCCGCGCCCATGCCTGAGCGGCTGGCGGCGCTTGCAGCAGGGCTGGCCGCGGTGATCGCCGAACATCGCCCGGCCCGCGCAGCCGCCGAGGAGATCTTCGTCAACAAGAACCCCCAGTCGACCCTCAAGCTCGCGCAGGCGCGCGGCGCGGTGCTGGCGGCCTGCGGGGCGGCGGGGCTGCCGGTCAACGAACACGCCGCGCGGCTGGTCAAGAAGGCGGTCACCGGCACCGGTGGGGCGGATAAGGCGCAGGTGGCCGCGATGGTCAAGGTGCTGCTCCCCGGCGTGCAGATCGCCGGAAGCGACGCGGCGGACGCGCTTGCGGTGGCGATTGCCGACGCGCATCTGGGTCCGCGAATGTGA
- a CDS encoding arsenate reductase: MIHLYGIPNCDTVKKARTWLDAQGKAYAFHDYKKEGADPAKLAAWIAAAGLDAVVNRKGTTFRGLSEEDKAKAADSHTAVALLVQHPSVIKRPIAEHAGGVLVGFKEEEWSAALL; this comes from the coding sequence ATGATCCACCTCTACGGCATCCCCAATTGCGACACGGTCAAGAAGGCCCGCACTTGGCTCGACGCGCAGGGCAAGGCCTACGCCTTCCACGATTACAAGAAGGAGGGCGCCGATCCGGCGAAGCTCGCCGCGTGGATTGCGGCCGCGGGGCTCGATGCGGTGGTGAACCGCAAGGGCACGACCTTCCGTGGGCTTTCCGAGGAGGACAAGGCGAAGGCCGCTGACAGTCACACGGCTGTCGCTTTGCTCGTCCAGCACCCGAGCGTCATCAAGCGGCCCATTGCTGAGCATGCGGGCGGCGTGCTGGTGGGGTTCAAGGAGGAAGAATGGTCCGCAGCCTTGCTCTGA
- the pyk gene encoding pyruvate kinase, which translates to MSRRIDPRGRKVKILATIGPASRSPEMLERLVRAGADAFRLNMSHGSHADHEPVVAAIRALEKQFARPIAILADLQGPKLRVGTFKDGQAVIRHSGHFVLDRDETPGDESRVCLPHPELFGIMERGQRLLINDGKIRLKVLEADDSRILCSAEVGGVISDRKGVNVPDAEVPIPALTEKDRRDLAFATEQGADWIALSFVQRPEDIAEARKLIGTHGTAICAKIEKPKAVDRLDAIIEMADGIMVARGDLGVELEPYEVPPLQKMIVNTARRAGKPVIVATQMLESMIESPSPTRAEVSDVANAVYDGADAVMLSAESAAGQWPEESVAMMDRIAVQVERDEGYKARVRFLDTPPDATTSDALAHACMTIADTVPISAITVFTTSGSTARRVARERPATPMLVLTPSTRTARRVALLWGAHAVATKDIGSFEEMIGKGKRMALRHKFAAAGAKLIVLAGVPFGTPGATNLLHVVTLTGDELDKHKA; encoded by the coding sequence ATGTCACGACGGATCGACCCGCGCGGCCGCAAGGTCAAGATTCTCGCCACCATCGGCCCGGCGAGCCGCTCGCCCGAGATGCTGGAACGGCTGGTGCGCGCCGGGGCGGATGCCTTCCGCCTCAACATGAGCCACGGCAGCCACGCCGATCACGAACCCGTGGTGGCCGCGATCCGCGCGCTGGAAAAGCAGTTCGCGCGCCCGATCGCGATCCTCGCCGACCTTCAGGGGCCCAAGCTGCGCGTCGGCACCTTCAAGGACGGGCAGGCGGTGATCCGCCATTCGGGCCACTTCGTGCTCGACCGCGACGAGACCCCGGGCGACGAGAGCCGCGTGTGCCTGCCGCATCCCGAGCTGTTCGGCATCATGGAACGCGGCCAGCGCCTGCTGATCAACGACGGCAAGATCCGCCTCAAGGTGCTCGAGGCCGATGACAGCCGCATCCTGTGCAGCGCCGAAGTCGGCGGGGTGATCTCCGACCGCAAGGGCGTCAACGTCCCCGATGCCGAGGTGCCGATCCCGGCGCTGACCGAGAAGGACCGCCGCGACCTTGCCTTCGCCACCGAGCAGGGGGCGGACTGGATCGCGCTCTCCTTCGTGCAGCGCCCCGAGGACATCGCCGAGGCGCGAAAGCTCATCGGCACCCACGGCACCGCGATCTGCGCCAAGATCGAGAAGCCCAAGGCGGTCGACCGGCTCGATGCGATCATCGAGATGGCCGACGGCATCATGGTCGCGCGCGGCGATCTGGGCGTCGAGCTCGAACCCTACGAGGTGCCGCCGCTCCAGAAGATGATCGTCAACACCGCGCGCCGGGCGGGCAAGCCGGTGATCGTGGCGACGCAGATGCTCGAAAGCATGATCGAGAGCCCCTCGCCGACGCGGGCCGAGGTCTCCGACGTGGCGAACGCGGTATATGACGGGGCCGATGCGGTGATGCTCTCGGCCGAAAGCGCGGCCGGGCAGTGGCCCGAGGAATCGGTCGCGATGATGGACCGGATCGCGGTGCAGGTGGAGCGCGACGAGGGCTACAAGGCCCGCGTGCGCTTCCTCGACACGCCGCCCGATGCGACGACCTCGGATGCGCTCGCCCATGCCTGCATGACCATCGCCGACACGGTGCCAATCAGCGCGATCACCGTCTTCACCACCAGCGGCTCGACCGCGCGGCGGGTGGCGCGGGAGCGGCCCGCGACGCCGATGCTGGTGCTCACCCCCTCGACCCGCACCGCGCGCCGCGTTGCCCTGCTGTGGGGCGCGCACGCCGTCGCGACCAAGGACATCGGCAGCTTCGAGGAGATGATCGGCAAGGGCAAGCGCATGGCGCTGCGCCACAAGTTCGCTGCGGCCGGGGCAAAGCTGATCGTGCTCGCGGGCGTGCCCTTCGGGACCCCGGGGGCAACCAACCTGCTCCATGTCGTGACCCTGACGGGCGACGAGCTCGACAAGCACAAGGCCTGA